The following are from one region of the Halomonas qaidamensis genome:
- a CDS encoding uracil-xanthine permease family protein — protein sequence MSDAIASSEERARIDGKSTSLFDFYGKPKFLKVLPLSLQHLLAMIAGVITPPIIVAGVVGASVEEKLLLIQIAVLASGVCTVFHLYGVWKFGARLPAIFGVGFAYVPTLVAVGAQYGIEGILGAQLIGGMTMVVVGYFIQYIRHLFPPVVAGTVVLVIGLSLYDIAIRYMAGSGNVNAANFGDPINWIVAVVTLLTVLIAAQFGKGVIKLSAIIVGIVVGYLLSLSLGLVSFDNVANASWIAVPKVMPFEMEFHAAAIASMVVICIINSVQTIGDLSATTVGGMNRELKTKELTGGLLGNGLTTTISSFFGALPTSTFSQNVGIVAMTKVISRYVLALAGIFMILAGLSPKFGAMITTIPYPVLGGATITVFGMITMTGIQLLVKDEMSARNMTIVGLSLALSLGIAAEPTAIEQFPAVLRDLIGGAPIVVAAITAFTLNIVLPKKSLSDEAKEREKIANEDKNTKEEANNQGDNLSQRSVHAD from the coding sequence ATGAGTGACGCAATTGCCTCGTCGGAAGAGCGAGCGCGAATAGATGGAAAGAGCACCTCCCTCTTTGATTTTTATGGAAAACCTAAATTTCTAAAGGTGCTACCGCTTTCTCTACAGCACCTGCTGGCCATGATTGCTGGCGTGATAACACCGCCTATTATCGTTGCCGGAGTCGTTGGCGCGAGCGTCGAAGAAAAGCTCCTGCTTATCCAGATAGCGGTGCTGGCATCCGGTGTCTGCACCGTATTCCATCTATACGGTGTGTGGAAATTCGGTGCGCGCTTACCTGCTATCTTTGGTGTCGGCTTTGCCTACGTGCCGACACTTGTGGCGGTTGGCGCTCAATATGGGATTGAAGGAATACTTGGCGCCCAGTTGATTGGCGGTATGACCATGGTCGTGGTGGGCTACTTCATCCAATATATTCGCCACCTGTTCCCCCCTGTCGTGGCAGGAACAGTGGTATTGGTAATCGGTCTATCGCTATATGACATCGCTATTCGCTATATGGCGGGCAGTGGAAACGTCAATGCTGCCAATTTTGGTGACCCCATTAATTGGATCGTCGCGGTGGTTACGCTGCTCACTGTTTTGATTGCCGCTCAGTTTGGTAAAGGGGTGATTAAGCTCTCAGCCATTATTGTGGGCATTGTGGTGGGCTATTTACTTTCCCTATCGCTGGGTTTGGTTAGTTTCGACAACGTAGCCAATGCATCCTGGATAGCCGTTCCCAAAGTAATGCCATTTGAAATGGAGTTTCACGCAGCAGCTATTGCTTCGATGGTCGTCATTTGTATTATCAATTCTGTTCAGACCATTGGTGATTTATCTGCCACGACCGTTGGCGGCATGAACCGTGAGCTAAAAACAAAAGAGCTTACCGGCGGCCTACTCGGCAATGGTTTAACCACTACCATTAGCTCTTTCTTCGGTGCCCTGCCCACCTCAACGTTCAGCCAGAATGTTGGCATCGTAGCCATGACCAAGGTAATTAGCCGGTACGTACTAGCGCTGGCAGGTATCTTTATGATTTTAGCGGGCCTTAGTCCGAAATTCGGCGCGATGATCACGACGATTCCTTACCCCGTTCTAGGTGGTGCAACAATTACCGTGTTTGGCATGATCACCATGACCGGCATCCAATTGCTGGTTAAAGATGAGATGTCTGCACGTAACATGACCATTGTTGGCCTTTCCCTAGCACTAAGCTTAGGAATCGCTGCTGAACCAACGGCAATTGAGCAGTTTCCTGCGGTATTAAGAGACTTGATTGGTGGTGCCCCCATCGTTGTGGCTGCCATTACAGCTTTCACGCTGAATATCGTCCTACCCAAAAAATCTCTTTCAGATGAGGCAAAAGAAAGAGAAAAGATTGCTAACGAAGATAAAAACACGAAGGAAGAAGCCAATAACCAGGGTGATAACCTTAGCCAACGCAGCGTTCATGCTGACTAA
- a CDS encoding heavy metal translocating P-type ATPase, translating into MPEDEKTSSHNTPLYTLHGMWCTSCALAVEGALTRLPGVIDASVHYPTATVWVKGERNSVDLTELAPVVKRLGYRLTELEAVDDAHERLEQESRYLTLRLLVGAAFGMWTMLASLLIYVGALPSASIEQVVAWISGAFALPVVVYSGLPFYRAGWRTLLAKRPGMDVLVSLGAIGAVSVSIGLLWRGSVEVYFDTAVMLIVLLLIGRLVETLCRHRGLKALDALALPDAAISAWQKGDWVLLPVNDVVAGMRVKLAPGELVTLDGILDAPGWIDTASLTGESLPRYFNAGQRVYAGCRYLGATPLVMQVTAGAGKRRLDRLRHEMRRYQAQKGELQKLADRFAAWLSPLALALSLVTLIGALLVGLGWEDALVRSLSVLVVACPCAVGLAVPLASLAGNGQALQQGIALRDPAALEILARIHSVALDKTGTLTTGSHGVLHWQVRDGIDKHTLQHKLTSAVAGSEHPLAQALARWSGGDNNQRSKPYKVDEFPGEGRRVWLTNRQYLMVGSVRWLARQQVDVPSQAADGTLASASQVMLADESGWLATFYLTDQPVDDAEQSVKRLLASGYLVAMISGDRQGAVSWLGKRIGLPSEACYAQRSPEAKARLLCGLPSPTLFVGDGVNDTLSMAAADVSIAPLSASEAAREGASAQLMSPGVGGVVKLLNIAKRTRRVMEQNLFFSALYNTLALGVVVVMAIPPLIAVLAMAISSLSVTLNAARLAWSELEQ; encoded by the coding sequence ATGCCAGAAGACGAAAAAACTTCTAGCCATAACACTCCCCTCTACACCCTGCATGGTATGTGGTGTACCAGCTGTGCTCTGGCGGTAGAAGGCGCGCTAACACGTCTGCCTGGGGTCATCGACGCTAGCGTTCACTACCCCACGGCAACTGTGTGGGTGAAAGGTGAGCGAAACTCAGTCGATCTGACGGAGCTTGCGCCGGTAGTCAAACGGTTAGGCTATCGGCTAACTGAATTAGAAGCCGTTGATGATGCCCATGAACGTCTTGAGCAAGAGAGCCGCTACCTTACTTTGCGGTTGTTAGTAGGCGCGGCATTCGGTATGTGGACCATGTTGGCCTCATTGCTTATTTATGTGGGAGCGTTACCGAGCGCATCGATAGAGCAAGTGGTGGCCTGGATATCGGGTGCCTTTGCACTGCCCGTAGTGGTGTATTCGGGCTTGCCGTTTTACCGAGCGGGCTGGCGCACGTTACTTGCCAAACGTCCAGGGATGGATGTGCTGGTTAGCCTTGGCGCGATCGGTGCAGTGAGTGTGTCGATTGGGTTGTTGTGGCGCGGCTCGGTGGAGGTGTATTTCGATACGGCGGTTATGCTGATAGTGCTGTTGCTTATTGGGCGACTGGTAGAAACGCTGTGCCGCCACCGTGGGCTAAAAGCGTTAGATGCACTGGCGTTGCCAGATGCGGCTATAAGCGCTTGGCAAAAGGGTGACTGGGTCTTACTGCCTGTCAATGATGTAGTCGCGGGTATGCGCGTTAAGCTAGCGCCGGGGGAATTAGTGACGCTAGATGGCATTCTTGATGCTCCCGGATGGATTGATACCGCCTCACTAACCGGTGAAAGCTTGCCACGTTACTTCAATGCAGGGCAGAGAGTGTACGCTGGCTGTCGTTACCTAGGTGCTACGCCACTGGTAATGCAGGTCACAGCGGGGGCTGGTAAACGCCGATTGGATCGACTACGTCATGAAATGCGCCGCTATCAAGCCCAAAAAGGTGAACTGCAGAAACTAGCCGACCGTTTTGCCGCCTGGTTAAGTCCTTTAGCATTAGCGCTCTCGCTAGTGACGTTGATCGGTGCGCTACTCGTTGGGTTGGGGTGGGAGGATGCACTGGTGCGCTCACTCTCAGTGCTCGTGGTGGCATGTCCCTGTGCCGTTGGGCTGGCGGTGCCTTTGGCTAGTCTTGCAGGTAACGGCCAGGCTCTGCAGCAAGGTATTGCACTGCGCGACCCCGCCGCGCTAGAGATCTTGGCGCGTATTCATTCAGTAGCGCTGGATAAAACCGGAACCTTAACAACGGGGAGCCATGGGGTGCTTCACTGGCAAGTACGCGATGGCATTGATAAACACACGTTGCAGCACAAGCTCACCAGCGCCGTTGCTGGGAGCGAACACCCGTTGGCACAAGCATTGGCGCGCTGGTCGGGTGGCGACAATAACCAGCGCTCTAAACCATATAAGGTTGATGAATTCCCCGGAGAAGGTCGCCGTGTATGGCTCACAAATCGTCAATATTTGATGGTAGGCAGCGTTCGTTGGCTGGCGCGACAGCAAGTTGATGTGCCTTCCCAGGCAGCAGATGGCACGCTAGCGTCTGCTTCTCAAGTCATGCTGGCGGATGAGTCAGGCTGGCTAGCGACGTTCTATCTGACTGATCAACCCGTAGACGATGCGGAGCAAAGCGTGAAGCGATTGCTCGCGTCAGGTTATCTGGTCGCAATGATCAGCGGTGATCGACAGGGCGCGGTTAGTTGGCTGGGTAAACGTATTGGGCTTCCAAGTGAAGCGTGCTATGCCCAGCGCTCACCGGAAGCCAAGGCACGGCTATTATGCGGGTTACCATCGCCAACACTTTTTGTAGGAGATGGCGTAAACGATACGCTAAGCATGGCGGCAGCAGACGTTAGCATTGCCCCACTGAGTGCCAGCGAAGCTGCTCGTGAGGGAGCATCCGCCCAGTTAATGTCGCCAGGGGTCGGAGGGGTAGTAAAACTGCTCAACATCGCCAAGCGTACGCGGCGCGTTATGGAGCAAAATCTTTTCTTTTCAGCTCTTTATAACACCTTGGCACTTGGCGTGGTGGTGGTTATGGCTATTCCGCCATTAATAGCAGTACTCGCCATGGCCATAAGTTCGCTCAGCGTGACGCTTAACGCCGCACGATTAGCATGGTCAGAGCTGGAACAATGA
- the uraH gene encoding hydroxyisourate hydrolase: MGYVTTHVLDTAQGCPGEGVKIDLYRVVKGERSFLKTVITNDDGRCDHPLLDGAELQEGEYELEFHAGDYFASRAGRVANDNEPAFLNVIPLRFGVNDATQHYHVPLLLSPYAYSTYRGS, translated from the coding sequence ATGGGTTACGTGACAACTCATGTGTTAGACACTGCGCAAGGCTGCCCAGGCGAGGGAGTTAAAATTGATCTGTACCGTGTCGTTAAAGGTGAACGCAGCTTCCTTAAAACGGTAATCACCAATGATGATGGCCGCTGTGACCATCCCCTATTAGATGGCGCTGAGCTACAAGAAGGGGAGTACGAGTTGGAATTTCATGCGGGCGATTACTTCGCCAGTCGGGCTGGCCGCGTTGCGAATGATAACGAGCCTGCCTTTTTAAATGTGATACCGCTTCGCTTCGGGGTCAATGACGCCACACAGCACTATCACGTGCCACTGTTGCTATCGCCCTATGCCTACTCAACGTATCGCGGCAGCTAA
- a CDS encoding PA0069 family radical SAM protein, translated as MASSPSSATVYKGRGATYDPHNRFAPTCSVVEDDGWWHEEATASLATEVREEASKSALSWNRSPDLPFDRSLNPYRGCEHGCIYCYARPSHAYWDLSPGLDFETRLIARTGLVEHLTDELSHPHYVCRPINLSGNTDCYQPLEAKYQTTRRLLELLLACRHPVTLVTKSTLILRDLDLLAEMAEHRLVRVFVSLTSLDANLKRTLEPRAASPQARLKVIRELNTAGIPVGTLVSPIIPGLTDHEIERILEAASRAGARTATWMLLRLPHEVAPMFEAWLQAHYPERAAKVMSLIRQCRSGKNYDAQFGTRFRGEGVFADLIAQRFHRASRQWNMQPRTEQGLNTRDFRPPRAQGDLFI; from the coding sequence ATGGCTTCTTCCCCTTCTAGCGCTACCGTGTACAAAGGGCGCGGTGCGACCTACGACCCACATAACCGTTTCGCACCAACTTGCAGCGTGGTAGAGGATGATGGCTGGTGGCATGAGGAGGCCACTGCTTCACTTGCAACAGAGGTACGCGAGGAGGCCAGCAAGAGTGCGCTTTCATGGAACCGTTCACCGGATTTACCCTTTGACCGCTCACTCAATCCATATCGCGGCTGCGAGCATGGCTGCATTTACTGCTACGCTCGCCCTTCCCACGCTTATTGGGATTTATCACCGGGGCTGGACTTTGAAACCAGGTTGATCGCCCGCACAGGATTAGTTGAGCACTTAACAGACGAGCTTAGCCACCCTCATTATGTATGCCGCCCTATCAACCTTTCCGGCAACACCGACTGCTATCAGCCGTTGGAAGCGAAATACCAAACAACTCGTCGTTTACTAGAATTACTACTGGCATGCAGGCATCCGGTCACCCTAGTCACAAAAAGTACACTAATACTGCGGGATTTAGACCTGCTCGCAGAGATGGCCGAGCACCGGTTAGTGCGGGTGTTTGTTAGCCTGACAAGCCTGGATGCCAACCTAAAGCGTACCTTGGAACCCCGTGCGGCCTCACCTCAAGCGCGCTTAAAAGTGATTCGCGAGCTCAACACCGCAGGTATTCCAGTGGGTACGTTGGTCTCACCGATTATTCCTGGCCTTACTGATCACGAAATTGAGCGCATTCTAGAAGCGGCCAGCCGGGCTGGCGCGCGCACCGCAACGTGGATGCTGCTGCGCCTGCCCCATGAAGTCGCACCGATGTTTGAAGCATGGCTACAAGCCCACTACCCCGAGCGAGCCGCTAAGGTAATGAGCCTAATTCGCCAATGCCGAAGCGGCAAAAATTATGATGCGCAATTTGGCACACGCTTTCGTGGCGAAGGTGTATTTGCTGACTTGATCGCCCAGCGCTTTCATCGCGCCAGCCGCCAGTGGAACATGCAGCCACGCACCGAACAGGGTCTGAACACCCGCGACTTTCGTCCACCACGGGCGCAAGGGGATTTATTCATTTAA
- a CDS encoding methyl-accepting chemotaxis protein — protein sequence MHRLNNLTMRMSWSLVLCSFLILLLLLSGTGLYAVNHSQESIEQFTNVNVNQQSTLNRTNSSIQNVRLQMGRLYEELLEAPSSLSTVERRQQADEIRNLLENAGNVFAEFLSLSFNPSHEHFIREIDSSFNNMMSNQLLPQLDSLYQGDTTSYQRLRNGTHDAYATFYKDAVNFFHTVEEEGNKRLDNFSSVVNLANSTIVTVFIIALIITAIVYWGVSVNLIRPMQRINEHFQHIAKGDLSREIEVHGRNEIGILFNSLRNMQKDLLETVATVRHSSEEVFASAREIALGNQDLASRTERQSASLTQTASSIEEMTATMERNSDNAAQANRVAQEAAHNAQQGGDVVTHVVSKMHEIRHSSQQITDIIGLINSIAFQTNILALNASVEAARAGEHGRGFAVVASEVRLLATRSADAAADIRQLIATSVSQIETGTQQADLASESMVAIMESVKRVTTLMDEIAVASEEQRIGINEVNSAVGEMEQTTQQNAAMVEQASTSATHLEHEAERLTEVVLRFKLNASDENTQSRVRLASLTHQAIPCA from the coding sequence ATGCATCGCTTAAACAATCTGACAATGAGAATGAGCTGGTCACTTGTTTTATGCTCATTTTTAATACTACTGTTACTGCTTAGTGGCACTGGCCTCTACGCGGTCAATCATAGCCAGGAAAGTATCGAGCAATTTACCAACGTCAATGTCAACCAACAATCGACACTTAACAGAACCAATTCGTCGATACAAAATGTACGTTTACAAATGGGCCGTTTGTACGAAGAGTTACTCGAAGCCCCCTCCTCTCTGTCGACAGTGGAGAGACGTCAACAAGCTGACGAAATACGCAACCTGCTTGAAAACGCAGGCAATGTGTTCGCTGAATTTCTTTCTTTATCGTTCAACCCTTCTCATGAGCACTTCATTCGTGAAATAGATAGTAGCTTCAATAACATGATGAGCAACCAGCTACTTCCTCAACTTGACTCGCTTTACCAAGGGGACACTACTAGCTATCAACGCTTGCGCAATGGTACCCATGATGCCTATGCCACCTTTTATAAAGACGCCGTCAATTTTTTTCATACCGTAGAAGAAGAAGGTAATAAACGTTTGGATAACTTCTCTTCAGTGGTGAACTTAGCTAATTCAACTATCGTTACTGTATTCATCATCGCATTAATCATTACCGCCATTGTCTACTGGGGCGTAAGCGTCAACTTAATTCGCCCAATGCAGCGTATCAACGAGCATTTTCAACATATTGCTAAAGGCGATCTTTCTAGAGAAATTGAAGTGCATGGACGAAATGAAATCGGCATTCTCTTCAACTCGCTACGCAACATGCAAAAAGACCTGTTGGAAACGGTGGCAACCGTGCGCCATAGCAGTGAAGAGGTCTTTGCCAGTGCGCGGGAAATTGCGTTAGGCAACCAAGATCTCGCCTCGCGAACCGAGCGTCAGTCGGCTTCATTAACACAAACTGCCTCCAGCATTGAAGAAATGACGGCCACCATGGAACGCAACAGTGACAACGCAGCCCAAGCTAACCGTGTTGCTCAAGAAGCTGCGCATAATGCACAGCAAGGTGGTGATGTGGTGACTCATGTGGTTAGTAAAATGCATGAGATACGTCATAGCTCGCAACAGATTACCGACATAATTGGCCTAATTAACTCAATCGCTTTTCAGACCAATATTTTGGCGCTCAATGCATCCGTTGAAGCAGCCCGAGCAGGTGAACATGGTCGGGGGTTTGCCGTGGTAGCCAGTGAAGTTCGCCTGCTGGCAACACGCAGCGCTGATGCCGCGGCGGATATCCGTCAATTGATTGCAACGTCAGTAAGCCAGATAGAAACAGGCACGCAACAAGCGGATCTAGCCAGTGAGTCCATGGTCGCCATTATGGAATCCGTTAAGCGTGTTACTACCCTAATGGATGAGATCGCGGTGGCTAGCGAGGAGCAACGTATCGGCATCAACGAAGTTAATAGTGCTGTTGGTGAAATGGAACAAACGACTCAGCAGAATGCTGCCATGGTGGAGCAAGCCAGCACTTCTGCGACTCATTTAGAACATGAAGCTGAGCGGTTAACCGAGGTTGTACTTAGGTTTAAACTCAACGCCAGCGATGAAAATACCCAGTCACGCGTTCGGCTGGCTTCGTTAACTCACCAAGCCATACCTTGCGCATAG
- a CDS encoding urate hydroxylase PuuD produces MLSYLIDFSNFMLRWLHVIAAIAWIGESIYFVMLDNGLKSPKDENCRKKGVFGEMWAVHGGGFYHNQKYATSPEKLPDDLHWSFWKAYTTWLSGFALFIILYMFNPGFYLVNPNSSWEWAANMTGWQANVLALTFLLLGWVVYNEMCKRISPNMERDGLLSIGVAIMMVVVAYLSTQMFSGRAAFLLTGAVMATAMSANVFFWIIPGQRRIVKAMKAGETPNPLDGKRGKQRSVHNTYFTLPVVLLMISNHYSFAYSHAHAWVIMALLIFAGALIRQYFVLMHAGKIQPGYPAAGVLLIMVAFWIGMPANQQTNAGSESVPDITDVQAVIEQRCVACHAQSPTQPGFSAPPAGFAYDNLDQIVRQKESIQQVVASGYMPLGNMTNMTDEERALIGEWSE; encoded by the coding sequence ATGCTGTCCTACTTAATTGATTTTTCTAATTTTATGCTTCGCTGGCTACACGTTATTGCCGCGATTGCCTGGATTGGTGAGTCTATCTACTTTGTCATGCTAGATAACGGCTTAAAATCCCCCAAAGATGAAAACTGCCGCAAAAAAGGCGTGTTTGGTGAGATGTGGGCCGTGCACGGTGGCGGCTTCTATCACAATCAGAAATATGCCACCAGCCCGGAAAAGCTGCCTGATGACCTCCACTGGTCTTTCTGGAAGGCTTATACCACTTGGTTATCTGGCTTCGCTTTATTCATTATTTTGTACATGTTTAATCCTGGCTTTTATTTGGTTAATCCCAATAGTAGTTGGGAGTGGGCTGCCAATATGACGGGCTGGCAGGCCAATGTTTTGGCGCTGACCTTTTTGTTATTGGGTTGGGTGGTTTACAACGAAATGTGTAAGCGCATCAGCCCCAACATGGAGCGCGATGGCCTATTAAGTATTGGTGTTGCGATCATGATGGTGGTGGTGGCGTACTTGAGTACTCAAATGTTCTCAGGTCGGGCCGCATTTCTATTGACCGGGGCTGTTATGGCAACGGCGATGTCAGCCAACGTGTTCTTTTGGATCATTCCTGGGCAGCGCCGCATTGTTAAAGCGATGAAAGCAGGCGAAACGCCAAATCCGTTAGACGGCAAACGTGGTAAGCAACGTTCGGTACACAATACGTACTTTACGTTACCCGTTGTCTTATTAATGATCAGTAATCACTACTCTTTCGCCTACTCTCATGCCCATGCCTGGGTCATCATGGCGTTGCTGATTTTTGCGGGTGCATTAATTCGTCAGTACTTCGTGTTGATGCACGCTGGAAAAATACAGCCTGGCTATCCGGCAGCAGGTGTCCTCTTGATTATGGTGGCGTTTTGGATAGGGATGCCCGCTAATCAACAGACTAATGCTGGTTCAGAAAGCGTGCCGGACATTACCGACGTGCAAGCAGTCATTGAACAGCGCTGTGTTGCGTGCCATGCCCAGTCGCCAACGCAGCCCGGTTTTTCTGCACCTCCTGCTGGCTTTGCGTATGACAACCTTGACCAAATCGTTCGTCAAAAGGAGAGCATTCAGCAAGTGGTGGCCAGTGGTTACATGCCCCTTGGCAACATGACCAATATGACAGATGAAGAGCGCGCGTTGATTGGAGAGTGGTCTGAGTAA
- the ctaD gene encoding cytochrome c oxidase subunit I, whose translation MKSVNQEAIEHDPQQLHEDLHTIWGNPKGLRSLTIVNHTTLGLRFMVTGMVFFLIGGILAMLVRTQLAMPDQNFMSPDIYNQVTTMHGTVMMFLFAIPMLEGLAIYLIPKMIGARDLVCPRLTSLGYFCYLFGGIILTSSLIIEMAPSSGWFMYTPLSSKEFAPDLGSDFWLLGITFVEISAVSAGVELVVSILRTRTQGMALHKMPLFAWYILAMALMIVVGFPPLILGSVLLELERAVGMPFFQIAGGGDPLLWQHLFWLFGHPEVYIIFLPAAGIVSTLIPVFAGRPIVGYGWVVAAIAIMGFISFGLWVHHMFTVGIPQLAQAFFSAASMLVAVPTAIQVFVWLATLWLGKPKMKLPMLWVMGFLIIFVCGGLTGVMLALVPFNWQVHDTHFVVAHMHYVLVGGMFFPLIAGLYYWLPLFSGRMPSENLGRWGFWLTFLGFNGTFLIMHWTGLLGMPRRVYTYEAGSGWEIYNLLSSVSSFVLSAGIAMVLLDIALHFRFGKPAKHNPWNADTLEWANTMPPSAYNFVSLPTVETRHPLWDDPNLPHTMAKGMHGLAVASHGRREMWGTDPITGKVREIIHLPGNSWWPLFAAAALAVVCISLLTRVYALAGIFVVIAGVFLLRWSWENGAHPNAAPDAGVKPGDPPLHSRTMDGPGLWAMAVFLIANGSFFLSYLFGWFYLWTVSPEWQMPDIPPLSLLIMSIAGGAVLAGCVVIEKLVRGLRQQRDAGLRASFYLAAALGALQVGLAGWALWRADLSPTQTTHDAVMLVGLVYALFHGGLAVILTVLQGMRVGYGYVGAHAPFEPAVVALLWRYNVVTFWLLVGALAILPRMIGG comes from the coding sequence ATGAAAAGTGTCAATCAAGAAGCCATTGAGCATGACCCGCAGCAATTGCATGAGGACTTGCACACCATTTGGGGTAACCCCAAAGGTTTAAGATCCCTAACTATCGTCAACCATACCACGCTCGGCCTGCGTTTTATGGTCACAGGGATGGTGTTTTTCCTGATTGGCGGCATTTTGGCAATGCTGGTGCGAACCCAGTTAGCGATGCCCGACCAAAACTTTATGTCGCCAGATATTTATAATCAGGTCACCACCATGCATGGCACGGTGATGATGTTTCTGTTCGCTATTCCTATGCTGGAAGGGCTGGCGATTTACCTGATCCCAAAGATGATCGGTGCCCGCGACCTGGTCTGCCCTCGGCTAACGTCACTTGGTTATTTCTGCTATTTATTTGGCGGGATTATTCTTACTTCCAGCCTGATTATTGAAATGGCGCCTTCTAGCGGTTGGTTTATGTACACCCCGCTTAGTAGTAAAGAGTTCGCGCCTGATCTGGGCTCTGATTTTTGGCTGTTGGGAATCACGTTTGTGGAAATTTCCGCAGTGTCTGCGGGTGTAGAGTTGGTAGTGTCAATACTGCGTACTCGCACTCAGGGCATGGCACTGCATAAAATGCCGTTGTTCGCTTGGTATATCTTGGCCATGGCGCTGATGATCGTGGTGGGGTTTCCGCCGTTGATTCTTGGCAGCGTATTACTGGAACTTGAGCGCGCCGTTGGTATGCCGTTTTTCCAGATTGCGGGAGGTGGTGATCCCTTACTGTGGCAGCATCTGTTTTGGCTATTTGGTCATCCTGAGGTGTACATCATCTTTCTACCGGCAGCGGGCATTGTTTCCACGCTAATACCGGTTTTTGCCGGGCGGCCTATTGTCGGTTATGGGTGGGTGGTAGCTGCCATCGCTATTATGGGCTTTATCAGTTTTGGGCTTTGGGTACACCACATGTTTACAGTGGGCATCCCACAGCTCGCTCAGGCATTTTTCTCGGCGGCTAGCATGCTGGTGGCGGTGCCAACGGCGATTCAAGTATTTGTTTGGCTGGCTACCTTGTGGCTGGGTAAACCTAAAATGAAACTACCCATGCTTTGGGTAATGGGCTTTTTGATTATTTTCGTTTGCGGTGGCTTAACCGGGGTGATGCTAGCGCTGGTGCCGTTTAACTGGCAGGTGCACGATACCCACTTTGTGGTGGCCCACATGCACTATGTATTGGTGGGTGGCATGTTCTTCCCATTGATTGCAGGGCTTTACTACTGGTTGCCGCTATTTTCCGGACGTATGCCGTCTGAAAACCTTGGGCGCTGGGGGTTCTGGCTAACCTTTTTAGGCTTTAACGGTACGTTTCTGATTATGCATTGGACGGGCCTTTTAGGAATGCCCAGACGTGTTTATACCTACGAGGCTGGCTCTGGGTGGGAAATTTATAACCTGCTCTCATCCGTCAGTAGCTTTGTGTTATCGGCGGGTATTGCCATGGTGTTGCTGGATATCGCACTGCACTTCCGGTTTGGTAAACCCGCCAAACACAATCCATGGAACGCCGATACGCTGGAATGGGCTAACACGATGCCCCCAAGCGCTTATAACTTTGTCAGCTTGCCTACTGTAGAAACGCGGCATCCGTTGTGGGATGACCCGAATTTGCCGCATACCATGGCGAAAGGCATGCACGGCTTGGCGGTGGCTTCCCACGGTAGGCGTGAAATGTGGGGTACTGATCCGATTACTGGCAAAGTACGTGAAATCATTCACCTGCCTGGTAACTCCTGGTGGCCGCTGTTTGCCGCGGCAGCGCTGGCAGTGGTATGCATTAGTTTATTAACCCGTGTCTATGCGCTAGCGGGCATCTTTGTAGTGATTGCTGGCGTGTTTCTACTGCGCTGGTCGTGGGAGAACGGTGCACATCCGAATGCAGCTCCTGATGCAGGCGTAAAGCCAGGCGATCCGCCGCTTCATTCACGCACGATGGATGGCCCTGGGCTTTGGGCAATGGCGGTGTTTTTAATTGCCAACGGTTCGTTCTTTCTTTCCTATCTGTTTGGCTGGTTTTATCTATGGACTGTTTCGCCTGAGTGGCAAATGCCAGATATACCGCCGCTGTCTCTGCTGATAATGAGCATAGCTGGGGGGGCGGTTTTAGCTGGGTGTGTGGTGATAGAGAAGCTGGTGCGCGGGCTGCGTCAGCAACGTGATGCAGGTTTAAGAGCAAGTTTCTATTTAGCCGCTGCGTTAGGCGCGCTTCAAGTGGGGCTGGCTGGCTGGGCGCTTTGGCGAGCCGATCTTTCACCGACTCAGACAACCCACGATGCGGTAATGCTGGTGGGGCTTGTTTACGCGCTTTTTCATGGTGGCCTAGCGGTTATTTTAACGGTGTTACAAGGCATGCGCGTTGGTTATGGCTACGTGGGTGCGCATGCACCGTTTGAACCTGCCGTAGTGGCACTACTCTGGCGCTATAACGTGGTCACATTCTGGTTGTTAGTTGGGGCGTTGGCGATACTGCCTCGGATGATAGGAGGGTAA
- a CDS encoding winged helix-turn-helix domain-containing protein has protein sequence MTSLSKTKSSFYRRLYVAHLIEQGVANVPALIEATGMPRRTAQDTISSLAELDIECVFEKGEGQRHNIGHYQIRDWGAIDPRWVATHAERLKQSLGYA, from the coding sequence ATGACCTCGCTTAGCAAGACCAAATCAAGCTTCTACCGCCGCTTGTATGTGGCGCATTTAATTGAGCAAGGCGTCGCAAACGTACCAGCGTTAATCGAAGCCACCGGTATGCCTCGTCGTACTGCGCAGGACACTATCAGCTCACTTGCGGAGCTGGATATCGAGTGCGTATTCGAGAAAGGCGAAGGTCAGCGCCATAATATTGGCCACTATCAGATACGGGACTGGGGGGCGATAGATCCTCGCTGGGTTGCTACTCATGCGGAACGGCTAAAGCAGTCTCTTGGTTACGCTTAA